Below is a window of Pseudomonas eucalypticola DNA.
CCTCGGTGAACTTGATGGCGTTGCCAATCAGGTTCACCAGTATCTGGCGGATGCGCGTGGGGTCACCCTCGACCTGCAGATGGTCGATGCCGGGGGGCAGATTGAGGTTCAGGCTCAGGTTGCGGGCGCTGGCGTTGTGCTGGAAGGCCTGGGCGCAGCTGGCCACCAGCTCGCCAAGATTGAACGGAATATGCTCCAGCTCCAGGGCCGCGCGCTCGATGCGCGAGAAGTCGAGGATGTCGTTGATGACCTTGAGCAAGTGCTCCGTGGACTGAGTGGCCAAGGCCGCGTACTCGTGCTGCTCCTCGGTCATGACCGTGGTTTCCAGCAGTTGCAGCATGCCCAGCACGCCATTCATGGGGGTGCGCAGTTCGTGGCTCATCATGGCCAGGAAGTCTGACTTGGCGCTGTTGGCGCGCTCGGCCTGCTCACGGGTGCTGACCAGTTGCTCGATGGTCTGGCGCTGCTCGCGGCCGGCCTTCTCCAGGCCCGTGGCAAGATTATTGATGTGCTGGGCCAGGCTGCCCAGCTCGGCGTCGTCGACGATCGGCAGGGGTGCCTTGAAATCGCCTTCCTGGATCGCCTTCACGGCCAGGCCCATCTGGCTGATGGGGCGTGCCAGGCTCAAGGCCAGGCGGCGTGCGAGCAGGAAGCTGAACAGCAGGGCGAACAAGGCCAGCACGGCGGCTTTGAGCAGAATTTCCTGCTGGCGCTGGTTGAAGGCGTCGTTGGACATGCCGACGATGACCCGCCCCACGCAGTCGGGCTGGCCCACGCGCAGGTAATTGTCATGGCCCTGGTCGGCGCGCTGCAGGCGGATGCTGGCCTGGAACACCTGGACCTTGGCGCTGTGGTCCTGATTGGCGTCGGGCTGCTCCACGTACAGCAGCACGCGTTCGCTGCTGTCCTGTACTTCCAGGAAGCGCACATGGGGAATTTCCAGGGTGGCGCGCAACAGGCTGTCGAGCACCGTGGTGTTGTTGCTGATCACACCGAATTCGGCCGCCGGCGCCAGCTGGTTGGCGATCAACTGGCCGGTGCGGGTCATTTCTTCATGCAGGTCATGCAGGCGCACGAAGGTGAAGAAGCCCGTCAGCAGCAGTGTCAACAGCAAGGCGGGGCCCAGGCAGATGACCTGGGTGCGGCTATGGATGTCCCAGCCGGGGCGCCATTTCATGAGCGGCTATTTCGCACGGTGCGACCTTGGAAGGTGGGCAAAAGCCGGACATTCTAACCGCATGTGTCAACATTTCCAGTGATGTCTACACACGCGGCTACGCTTTGCCTGCACCGGCTTTGCCTGTGGGACTGGCCGCGGCGGCCACGCTCCGTATAATGCAGGCATCGCCCACTTTTTTGGTTTTGATGGATTGGATATGACTGAACAGCAGCCTGTCGCAGTGCTGGGGGGCGGGAGTTTCGGCACCGCCGTGGCGAACTTGCTGGCCGAAAATGGCCATGCCGTGCGCCAATGGATGCGCGACCCGCAGCAGGCCGAGGCGATCCGCACCCAGCGCGAGAATCCGCGCTACCTCAAGGGCATCAAGATCCACCCCGGTGTCGAGCCGGTCACCGACCTGCTGGCGACCTTGCAAGGCAGCCAGCTGATCTTCGTCGCGCTGCCTTCCAGCGCCTTGCGCAGCGTGCTGGCGCCTCATGCGCAGTTGTTGGCCGGGCGCATGCTGGTCAGCCTGACCAAGGGCATCGAAGCCCAGACGTTCAAGCTGATGAGCGAGATCCTCACCGACATCGCGCCCGCCGCGCGCATCGGCGTGCTGTCGGGCCCGAACCTGGCCCGTGAAGTGGCCGAGCACGCGCTGACCGCCACGGTAGTGGCCAGCGAGGACGACGCACTGTGTACCGAGGTGCAGGCCGCGCTGCACGGGCCGACGTTTCGCGTGTACGCCAGCAGTGACCGCTTCGGCGTCGAGCTGGGCGGGGCACTGAAGAACGTCTACGCCATCATCGCCGGCATGGCCGTGGCGCTGGGCATGGGAGAGAACACCAAGAGCATGCTGATCACCCGCGCGCTGGCCGAGATGACCCGCTTCGCGGTCAGCCAGGGCGCCAACCCCATGACCTTCCTGGGCCTGGCCGGGGTGGGTGACCTGATCGTCACCTGCTCCTCGCCCAAAAGCCGCAATTACCAGGTCGGCCATGCGCTGGGGCAGGGGTTGAGCCTTGAAGAAGCCGTGACGCGCCTGGGCGAAGTCGCCGAGGGCGTCAATACCCTCAAGGTGCTCAAGGCGAAGGCCCAGGAGCTGAACGTCTACATGCCGCTGGTAGCCGGGTTGCACGCGATCCTGTTCGAAGGGCGTACCCTGGCCCAGGTGATCGAGCTGCTGATGCGCGCTGAACCCAAGACCGACGTCGATTTCATTTCCATCAGTGGTTTCAACTGATACGCAGGAGCAACGGACATGAGTGATTCGCCTCTCAAACCCAGCCAGGAATCGATCCTGCTGCGGGTGCTGTGGATGGTGCTGTACGTACTGGTGTGGCAAGCGGCGCAGTTGCTGCTGGGCGCCGTGGTGCTGATCCAGTTGATCTACCGCCTGGTGTACGGGGCACCGAACCTGAGCCTGATGAACTTCGGCGACAGCCTGAGCCAGTTCATGGCCCAGATCGGCCGCTTCGGTAGCTTCCACACCGAGCAGAAACCCTGGCCCTTCGCCGATTGGCCCGCGGCCCGCGCCCCCGAAGGCGAGGCGCCCCACAGCGTGCCGCCGGCGGCGCACCCGGCGCGCGACGAGGAGCCCAAACTGTGAAGCTATGGATCCTGCGCCATGGCGAGGCCCAGGGCCACGCCGCCCAGGACAGCCTGCGCGAACTCACCGACCACGGCCGCGAACAGGTGTTGCGCAGTGCCGCGCACCTGCTGGGTGAGCCGCTCACCGTCCTCTTTGCCAGCCCCTATGTCCGCGCTCAGCAAACCGCCGGTATCGTTCATGAGGCGTTGGCGCTGGAACGCCCCATCGTCACGGTGCCGTGGTTGACGCCCGAGACCGACCCTGGCGAAGTGATCAGCCAGTTGGATGCGCTGGCCGAGGACAATGTGCTGTTGGTGAGCCATCAGCCGTTGGTGGGTGCGTTGGTTGGCCTGCTGGAGAACGGGCACCTGAAAACCCCGCGCGCCATGGACACCGCCAGCCTGGCGGTCCTGGAAGGCGAGTGGCCGCTGGCCGGGCTGCTGACCGTCAAAGCCGTGCATCACGCTTGAGCGCCAGGCGCAGAGCGGCAACGGCGGCGTAACGGCCAAATGCCAGCCTGGAACCGCCCCCTCGCTTGTCACCCTGGTGGGTGGCAAAGATAGTGGCGTGGTTGATTGCGGCAGCCTTGAACCTGGCCCGGCCAGGCGCAGGGTTGCCATGAATATTCCGGTACAAGGACATTTCCATGACCCTATGGCGCACCGAACCCAACCTCGATCAGTTCAACGAGGCGCAGAAAAACACCATCGGCGAAGTGCTCGACATTCGCTTCGAGGCTGTCGACGCCGAATCGCTCACGGCCAGCATGGCCGTCGACCACCGCACCCACCAGCCCTACGGCCTGCTGCATGGCGGTGCCTCGGTGGTACTGGCCGAAACCCTGGGCTCCATGGCCAGCTACCTGTGTATCGACCCCAGCACCCATTACTGCGTGGGCCTGGAGGTTAACGCCAACCACGTGCGCGGCGTGCGCAGTGGCAGGGTCACCGGCGTGGCGCGGGCAGTGCACATTGGACGCACCACCCACGTGTGGGACATTCGCCTGAGCGACGAGCGCGGCAAGCTCAACTGCATTTCGCGGCTGACCGTGGCCGTGGTCCCGCTGGGCGAGAACCCGCCAGGCCGGTAAGGGCGAAGGCTGCTGCGCTGGATGTCAGGCATTCATGGCACGGACAACGCTGGCATGGATGCAGTTGGCGACGATACGGCTGCGCAGGCTCCAATCGGTGTTGATGATGTAGAACTTCTGGATATAGCTGTTCTCGTCCTCGGAGTGAAACCACTGGTCGATTTTGTTACTGAAGTCGTCTGGCACAAACAGCGGCAGCGCGTATTTGGCGCACTGAATGGCACGTAGTTGTCCATTGGGCTTCCACTCTTCGGCAACCTCGTCCATGAACGTTTTCAGCGTGGCGGTGGTATTGGTGTTGCTGCCGCTCCATCGCTGCGTCACGGCGTTGCAGAAAGAAGGATGAAAGGCAGGGCCGGCGTAGGCCAGCACCAGGTTCTTGCCGGGGTGGTTCAACCACAGATGGACGAGGTTTTTGCCCAGTACATCGGCCGGCAGGCAGCGCGGCCCCAGGCGCCCTATCAGCATTGCCTGAAATTCCTGGTGTATGGCAGAGGTAAAACCGTGCAGCTCGTGAAAGTCCAGAATGATGATCTCTTTCTGGGTGTCGGCGGCCTTGAAGTAGTCCAGCAAAGGCTCGAGAAGGTCGGCTTCCAGGCTCACCCCCGTGCTAGTGAAATGCCTCAGTTGAAAGCGCCTCGGATCCCCGGGCCGGAACTGTTCACAACAGTGGACACGCAGGTCCAGTACGCGGATGCCGCCTCGAATCTGTTTGATCAGGGAGACATCCTGGGTCACCTCGTGGGGCAGTTGCATCTGGTCCCGGCGTTCCTTGGTGCTGCCTGAATCGTGGCTGCCCGGCAGTACCAGCTTGTTGATGGGCAGGTTGCCGATGATGGCGTTATTTCCCATCCAGGTATGCAGACGGTCTTGATTGTTGACTCTCATGATGGCCCTTCCTTGGCAATGCTCGTGGGTGATGTATCGACGCGTCGATACCCGACCATGCTAAGGCGGGGAAGATGAGCGGCCGAGCCGGAAAGCTTGCCTCTGGGGCCATGCGGGGAATTCGCATTGGGCCGATTGACATAAATGCCATCGTTTTACTAGGATGACACCCAAGCGCCGATTTAAGACAGCTACTTGCGGGGCGCGGAACTTCCTTTTCCAAGGGGTTCGAAATACCGCTAAAACGCTGGTTCGGTGTCGCCTCCCACCGCAGCCCAGCGGGACTTGCGAGGCTTGGAAGACACCACCATGAGTTGCCCCCGTCCTATCGTTTGCCTGGCGCCGCTGCCCGCGAGCAGCACGGCCCGTACCCCTCGTATTCTTCTGGTCGGCCAGCATCAGCCCACGTTGCTGCGTTACCTCGATGGTTGGCCACGGCGGGCGGGCAGGGCCAGTGCCTCCCTGATCCAGTTCGTCGCCCCAGGCGAGTCTCTGGTCGGCCTGGCCAACGACCGCTTCGATCTGGCAGTCGTGCATTCGCCCTGTTCCGAGCAGGCCGCCCAGGTCATTGGCCACCTGACGCGCGTGGCACGTCAGGGGCTGGTAACGTTTCGCCAGCCGCGTTGACCGGCCCGAGATTTGGCCGGGCGGCCCGCCTCATGCCGTGGGGTGGCTGGCGTTACCCTTCATAACTGATGCTGTTCACGTACCACGTCGCTTCGCCCGATGGGGTCTGAACACGCACTTCGTCGTCGCGTTCTTTCTTCAGCAGCGCGCGCGCCATGGGGGAGTCGATCGAGATGTAGTCATTGCGGCCGTAGATTTCGTCATAGCCCACGATGCGAAATTTCTTCGTCTCCCCTTCGTCATTCTCGACCTCGACCCAGGCACCAAAAAACACCTTGCCCTCTTGCTCAGGGGAATAGTCGACCACCTTGACGTCTTCCAGGCGCTTGCGCAGGTAACGCACGCGCCGGTCGATTTCACGCAACAGTTTCTTGTTGTACTGGTAATCGGCGTTTTCGCTGCGGTCGCCCAGGGACGCAGCCCACGCGACCTTCTGGGTAATTTCGGGGCGGTACACACGCCACAGGTGGTCGAGTTCGCCCTTGAGCGCCTCGTGGCCTTTTCGGGTAATGATGTTGGTGGCCAACGCTATCTCCTGACTGTAATTAAGAACCGCTGGCTCAGCTGTCGCGCAACACGGCCAATGGGCTGGCGTTCAGCGCACGGCGGGTGCCGAACACCCCTGCGCCACCGATCAGCAGGGCCCCCACCAACGGCAGCATCAGCAACCAGGGATGTGGGTGCCACTGCAAATTGAAGGCATAGCGGTACAGCGCCAAGCTGATCAGTTCGGTGCCTACCGCTGCCAGCACGCCGCTGGCCGCCCCCAGCAGCCCGAACTCGATGCGCCGCGCCTTGACCAGCAGCCGGCGCTCGGCGCCCAGGGCGCGCAGCAGGGCGCCTTGACGGATGCGTTCGTCCAGCGTGGCCTGCAGGCCGGAGAACAGCACGGCCATGCCCGCGGCCAGCACGAACAGCAGCACATATTCCACCGCCAGGGTGACCTGGGCGAGAATGCTGCGCAGTTGCTCCAGCAACGCCTCGACCTGCAGCAAGGTCACGGCCGGGAAGGCTCGGGCCAGTTCCACCACCTGCTGGTCGTGCCCTGGGGCCAGGTAGAAGCTGGTCAGGTAGGTGGTGGGCAGGTCGGTAAGGGTGCCGGGCTGGAAGATCATGTAGAAGTTGGGCTGAAAGCTGTCCCAATGCACGTCCCGCAGGCTCGTGACCTTGGCCTGGCGCTCGCTGCCGCCGATGTTGAAGGTCAGGGTGTCACCCAGTTTGAGTTTCAGGCTGTTGGCCAGCTTGGCCTCCACCGAAACGCCCGGCAGGCCGGGTGCCGGGGTGGCGCCCCACCATTGGCCCAGGCTGAGGCTGTTGCCGGGCGGCACGTCGGCGGACCAGGTCAGGCTCAAGTCGCGTTCCGTGGCCTGCTCGCCACGGGAGTCCTTGGTCACCAGTTGGCGAACCGCCTCGCCGTTGACGGCAGTCAGGCGCCCGGGAATCACCGGGTACAGGGGCGCCGACCGAGCCGAATAGCTGCTCAGGCGCTGGGCGAAACTGTCCTTGTCGCTGGGCAGGATGTTGAGGGCGAAATAGTTCGGGGCATCCTTGGGCAACTGGTTCTGCCAGGTGTCCAGCAGTTCGCCGCGCAGCAGCGCGATCAAGGCCATGGACAGCAGGATCAGGCCGAATGCCAGGGACTGGCCGGCTGCCGCCAGGGGGTGGCGCAACAGTTGTCCCAGGCCCAGGCGCCAGGGCAGGGTGGCGCCCGCCAGCACGCGTCGCAGGCTTTGCAGAGCCAGCAGCAACACGCCGCCCAGCAGTACCGCCGCCACCGCGCCGCCGGCCAGCAGCGCAAAGGTCAGCACCAGGTCCAGGCTCAGGCGCCACATGATCAGGCCCAGGGCCAGCACTGCCAGGCCGTACACCAACCAGGTGCTCGGGGGCACGGGCAGCAGGTCGCGGCGCAGGACCCGCAGCGGTGGCACACGGCCCAGGGCGGCCAGGGGCGGCAGGGCGAAGCCGGCCAGGGCCACCAGCCCGGTACCGATGCCGGCCAGGGCCGGCAGTGCGCCGCCGCCGGGCACCACACTGGGGAGCAGGCCCTGAAGCAGCTTGAACAGCCCCAGTTGCGCCAGCCAGCCCAGCACCGCGCCACTGACGCAGGCGAGCACGCCTAGCACGGTCAGTTGAATGCAGAACGACAACAGCACTTCCCGACGCGACAGGCCCAGGCAGCGCAGCAATGCGCTGGCATCGAAGCGCCGGTTGGCAAAGCGACTGGCCGATAGCGCCACCGCGACGCCAGACAGCAACACGGCCACCAGGCTGGCCAAGTTCAGGTAGCGTTCGGCCTTGCTCAGGGCGCCGCCAATCTGCTGGTTGCCGTCGCGCGCATCCTGCAGCCGCTGGTTGGGTGCCAGGCCGGCACGCACGGTCTGGGCGTAGGCGGCCAGGGCGGTGGGCTTGCCGCTCCACAGTTCACGGAAGGTGACACGGCTGCCGGGTTGGATGACCCCGGTGGCGGCCAGGTCGGCTTCGTTGATCATCACCCGCGGCGTAAGGCTGTAGAAGTTGCCGGCGCGGTCAGGCTCATAGGTCAGCACCCGCGCCAGGTGCAGGGTCTTGTTGCCTACATCGATGCTGTCACCGATCTTCAGGTTCAGTGCCGCCAGCAACCGCGACTCCACCCAGGCCTGCCCGGGCTCGGGGCGCCCGCCGGCGGTTTCTTCGCCATAGGGCTGGGCAGCGCTCTTGAGCTGGCCGCGCAGGGGGTAATTGTCATCCACCGCCTTGATGCTGGACAGCTGGATACCGTTGTCGGTGGCCACCACGCTGGCGAATTCCACCACCCGCGCGTGGTTCAGGCCTTGCTCGCGGCCCAGGCGTATCTGCTCCGGGCGCGCAGGCGTGGTGCCCTGCAGCACCAGGTCGGCGCCCAGAAATTCGGTGGCCCGCAGCAGCATGGCGGCGTTCAGGCGGGCACCGAAATAGCCGATGGCGGTGCTGGCCGCCACGGCCACCAGCAGGGCGAAAAACAGTACGCGCAGTTCACCTGCGCGGGCATCGCGAAGCAACTGGCGCACCGACAGCGACATCAGGCGCGAGAGTGGCAAACCAGCCATCAGGGCTCCAGGGGGCCGACCAGGCGGCCGGCATCGAGGCGGATCAGGCGCCGGCAACGGTGCGCCAGGCGTTCGTCGTGGGTTACCAGCACCAGGGTGGTACCGCGTTCCTTGTTCAGTTCGAACAGCAGGTCGCTGATGCGCTCACCGGTGTGGCTGTCGAGGTTGCCGGTGGGTTCGTCGGCGAACAGCACGTCGGGCTCCGCCGCGAAGGCACGGGCAATGGCCACCCGTTGCTGCTCACCGCCGGACAATTGCCGGGGGGCGTGGCTCAGGCGCTGGCCCAGGCCAACGCGCTCCAGCAGGCCCCGGGCAATGTCGCGGGCGTCGGCGCGCCCGTCCAGCTCCAGGGGCAGCATGACGTTTTCCAGGGCGTTCAGGCTGTCGAGCAACTGGAAAGACTGGAACACGAAGCCCACGTGCTCGGCCCGTACCCGGGCGCGCTGATCTTCGTCCAGCTGGCTGAGGTCACGCCCGGCCAGGTTCACGTTGCCACCGCTGGGCAGGTCCAGCCCGGCCAGCAGGCCCAGCAAGGTGGATTTGCCAGACCCCGACGCGCCAACGATGGCCAGGCTGTCGCCCTTGTTCAGGTCCAGTGACAATTCATGCAGGATGGTGAGTTCACCTTCCGCGCTGGGAACCACTTTGCTAAGGTTCTGAGCTTTGAGGATGCTTGGGCCCATGGAGAATCCGATGCGAGTGTGGTGGTTGAGTGCTGGTCTGGCGCTGATGCTGATGGCGCAAAACGCAGCGGCGGGTACCGTGCTGGTCGTGGGCGATAGTATCAGCGCCGGTTTGGGCCTGGATACCAGCAAGGGGTGGGTGTCGTTACTGCGACAACGGCTTGAGCACGAGGGTTTCAAGGATTCGGTGGTCAATGCCTCGATCTCCGGCGACACCACTGCCAACGGCCAGGCGCGGCTGCCGGCGCTGCTGGCGGCCAACAAGCCAAGCGTGGTGATCGTGGAGCTGGGCGGCAATGACGGCTTGCAGGGGCACCCTCCGGCGCAAATGCAACAGAATCTTGCGGCGATGATCGACGCGTCCCGCGCAGCCGGTGCCAAGGTACTGTTGCTGGGCATGAAGCTGCCCCCCAACTACGGTGCGCGCTACACCCAAGCCTTTGCCCAGGTCTACAGCCAGTTGGGTGAGCAGAAACAGGTGCCGCTGGTGCCGTTTTTCCTCGAAGGGGTAGGGGGTGTGCCTGCGCTGATGCAGGCCGATGGCATTCACCCGGCGGTGAATGCCCAGGGCAAGTTGCTGGAAAATGTCTGGCCGCAGCTCAAACCGCTGCTTTGACGCTTTTCTAGTGACCGCCTTTCGGCTAATGTGGCGCCCCCCGATCTGGAGCCCCCAATGCCGCGTCCTGCCTGGTCCCTGTTTGCCTACCAACTTATCGAGCCCGATGAGCAGCTCGATCTGTTCGCGTGCCAGGAAATTCGCGTGCACCTGATCGCACGCCAACTGGAACTCGGTGGCTCCGCCGATCGCACCCTGTGTGGCACCCTGCTGCCCGCGCAACCGCGCTGGTCCGGGGTGGCGCCCTCTATCTTTCGCGACAAG
It encodes the following:
- a CDS encoding response regulator codes for the protein MKWRPGWDIHSRTQVICLGPALLLTLLLTGFFTFVRLHDLHEEMTRTGQLIANQLAPAAEFGVISNNTTVLDSLLRATLEIPHVRFLEVQDSSERVLLYVEQPDANQDHSAKVQVFQASIRLQRADQGHDNYLRVGQPDCVGRVIVGMSNDAFNQRQQEILLKAAVLALFALLFSFLLARRLALSLARPISQMGLAVKAIQEGDFKAPLPIVDDAELGSLAQHINNLATGLEKAGREQRQTIEQLVSTREQAERANSAKSDFLAMMSHELRTPMNGVLGMLQLLETTVMTEEQHEYAALATQSTEHLLKVINDILDFSRIERAALELEHIPFNLGELVASCAQAFQHNASARNLSLNLNLPPGIDHLQVEGDPTRIRQILVNLIGNAIKFTEVGSVQIDAHWQVLDHQLIWLTCTVRDTGIGISAERLESMFVAFQQADSSISRRYGGTGLGLPIARTLAERMGGTLQAESREGNGSLFTLEIPLAFSQRSVAPLREPRLGEEAHGVGKRVLLVEDNPVNQTVIEAMLRSLGCVVCVVGDGAQAIHEVGQQPFDAVLMDCRLPIVDGYEATRRIRQLPEHAQLPIIALTANALLGDREACLSAGMNDYLAKPFKRTDLKQILQRWLVA
- a CDS encoding NAD(P)H-dependent glycerol-3-phosphate dehydrogenase yields the protein MTEQQPVAVLGGGSFGTAVANLLAENGHAVRQWMRDPQQAEAIRTQRENPRYLKGIKIHPGVEPVTDLLATLQGSQLIFVALPSSALRSVLAPHAQLLAGRMLVSLTKGIEAQTFKLMSEILTDIAPAARIGVLSGPNLAREVAEHALTATVVASEDDALCTEVQAALHGPTFRVYASSDRFGVELGGALKNVYAIIAGMAVALGMGENTKSMLITRALAEMTRFAVSQGANPMTFLGLAGVGDLIVTCSSPKSRNYQVGHALGQGLSLEEAVTRLGEVAEGVNTLKVLKAKAQELNVYMPLVAGLHAILFEGRTLAQVIELLMRAEPKTDVDFISISGFN
- a CDS encoding DUF4389 domain-containing protein, yielding MSDSPLKPSQESILLRVLWMVLYVLVWQAAQLLLGAVVLIQLIYRLVYGAPNLSLMNFGDSLSQFMAQIGRFGSFHTEQKPWPFADWPAARAPEGEAPHSVPPAAHPARDEEPKL
- the sixA gene encoding phosphohistidine phosphatase SixA codes for the protein MKLWILRHGEAQGHAAQDSLRELTDHGREQVLRSAAHLLGEPLTVLFASPYVRAQQTAGIVHEALALERPIVTVPWLTPETDPGEVISQLDALAEDNVLLVSHQPLVGALVGLLENGHLKTPRAMDTASLAVLEGEWPLAGLLTVKAVHHA
- a CDS encoding hotdog fold thioesterase, giving the protein MTLWRTEPNLDQFNEAQKNTIGEVLDIRFEAVDAESLTASMAVDHRTHQPYGLLHGGASVVLAETLGSMASYLCIDPSTHYCVGLEVNANHVRGVRSGRVTGVARAVHIGRTTHVWDIRLSDERGKLNCISRLTVAVVPLGENPPGR
- the greB gene encoding transcription elongation factor GreB → MATNIITRKGHEALKGELDHLWRVYRPEITQKVAWAASLGDRSENADYQYNKKLLREIDRRVRYLRKRLEDVKVVDYSPEQEGKVFFGAWVEVENDEGETKKFRIVGYDEIYGRNDYISIDSPMARALLKKERDDEVRVQTPSGEATWYVNSISYEG
- a CDS encoding ABC transporter permease yields the protein MAGLPLSRLMSLSVRQLLRDARAGELRVLFFALLVAVAASTAIGYFGARLNAAMLLRATEFLGADLVLQGTTPARPEQIRLGREQGLNHARVVEFASVVATDNGIQLSSIKAVDDNYPLRGQLKSAAQPYGEETAGGRPEPGQAWVESRLLAALNLKIGDSIDVGNKTLHLARVLTYEPDRAGNFYSLTPRVMINEADLAATGVIQPGSRVTFRELWSGKPTALAAYAQTVRAGLAPNQRLQDARDGNQQIGGALSKAERYLNLASLVAVLLSGVAVALSASRFANRRFDASALLRCLGLSRREVLLSFCIQLTVLGVLACVSGAVLGWLAQLGLFKLLQGLLPSVVPGGGALPALAGIGTGLVALAGFALPPLAALGRVPPLRVLRRDLLPVPPSTWLVYGLAVLALGLIMWRLSLDLVLTFALLAGGAVAAVLLGGVLLLALQSLRRVLAGATLPWRLGLGQLLRHPLAAAGQSLAFGLILLSMALIALLRGELLDTWQNQLPKDAPNYFALNILPSDKDSFAQRLSSYSARSAPLYPVIPGRLTAVNGEAVRQLVTKDSRGEQATERDLSLTWSADVPPGNSLSLGQWWGATPAPGLPGVSVEAKLANSLKLKLGDTLTFNIGGSERQAKVTSLRDVHWDSFQPNFYMIFQPGTLTDLPTTYLTSFYLAPGHDQQVVELARAFPAVTLLQVEALLEQLRSILAQVTLAVEYVLLFVLAAGMAVLFSGLQATLDERIRQGALLRALGAERRLLVKARRIEFGLLGAASGVLAAVGTELISLALYRYAFNLQWHPHPWLLMLPLVGALLIGGAGVFGTRRALNASPLAVLRDS
- a CDS encoding ABC transporter ATP-binding protein; the protein is MGPSILKAQNLSKVVPSAEGELTILHELSLDLNKGDSLAIVGASGSGKSTLLGLLAGLDLPSGGNVNLAGRDLSQLDEDQRARVRAEHVGFVFQSFQLLDSLNALENVMLPLELDGRADARDIARGLLERVGLGQRLSHAPRQLSGGEQQRVAIARAFAAEPDVLFADEPTGNLDSHTGERISDLLFELNKERGTTLVLVTHDERLAHRCRRLIRLDAGRLVGPLEP
- a CDS encoding arylesterase produces the protein MRVWWLSAGLALMLMAQNAAAGTVLVVGDSISAGLGLDTSKGWVSLLRQRLEHEGFKDSVVNASISGDTTANGQARLPALLAANKPSVVIVELGGNDGLQGHPPAQMQQNLAAMIDASRAAGAKVLLLGMKLPPNYGARYTQAFAQVYSQLGEQKQVPLVPFFLEGVGGVPALMQADGIHPAVNAQGKLLENVWPQLKPLL